The Ferrimicrobium acidiphilum DSM 19497 genome window below encodes:
- a CDS encoding M50 family metallopeptidase translates to MPSIDTVDGADTSENPEPSLAEARSFSGRRLIEFLIVIAAIIAFAAHVHALSTLVVVAAIAAMIILHEFGHYITARLSGMKVTEFFIGFGPRIWSFKVGGIEYGIKALIVGGYVRIAGMTNVEEVPPQDEARTYRQSTFPRRILVSVAGSLMHFIMAFAILWVLLSGVGFAVSNGGTYIASVAKAPHVVSPAYQAHIPAGSTVLAVNGIHHPSTSTFGKIIETSANKPVHLTLRVGSKVLYRTVVPVSASVLARTDPVYKSLHGSGVIGVTIESTTKTVTDSLVAGAGHAVTGLGSYAWSSVAGILSHFSPHGIATYAQEVVHPSSSPTSARSQSRFESPVGIVYLANDAVRAGIAAVLELLFLINVFVGVFNLFPFLPLDGGHVVIAIYERIRSRKNRRYHADVMKLMPVTYAVLAIILLIGVTSLYLDITHPIFNPFG, encoded by the coding sequence AGTCTGGCGGAGGCGCGTTCATTCTCTGGTCGACGCTTGATTGAGTTCCTGATTGTTATTGCTGCCATCATTGCGTTCGCAGCGCATGTCCACGCGCTATCCACGCTGGTAGTGGTCGCAGCAATTGCGGCGATGATTATCCTGCATGAGTTCGGTCACTATATCACTGCTCGCCTATCCGGAATGAAGGTGACCGAGTTCTTTATCGGATTTGGGCCTAGAATCTGGTCGTTCAAGGTAGGCGGGATTGAGTATGGGATCAAGGCACTGATAGTTGGAGGTTATGTCCGCATTGCAGGCATGACCAACGTCGAGGAGGTGCCACCTCAAGATGAAGCACGAACATATCGACAGTCGACCTTTCCTCGTCGCATCTTGGTCAGCGTAGCAGGCTCTTTGATGCACTTTATAATGGCGTTCGCAATCTTGTGGGTGTTGCTGTCTGGTGTTGGGTTCGCGGTCAGCAATGGAGGGACTTATATCGCCTCGGTAGCCAAGGCTCCACATGTTGTTTCACCGGCCTATCAAGCCCACATCCCGGCCGGATCCACTGTGTTGGCTGTGAATGGGATTCATCACCCTAGCACCTCCACCTTCGGCAAGATTATCGAGACGAGCGCTAACAAGCCTGTCCATCTGACGCTACGAGTCGGGTCGAAGGTTCTATACAGGACTGTGGTACCGGTGAGCGCTTCGGTACTGGCTCGAACCGATCCGGTTTACAAGTCGCTTCATGGATCTGGAGTGATTGGGGTAACTATAGAGTCTACCACCAAGACAGTTACCGACTCTTTGGTAGCAGGTGCGGGCCATGCGGTGACTGGATTGGGTTCATACGCATGGAGCTCGGTAGCTGGGATCCTTTCACACTTTTCACCACATGGCATCGCCACCTATGCTCAAGAGGTGGTCCACCCGTCGTCGAGTCCCACCTCCGCTCGATCGCAGTCGCGCTTTGAATCCCCAGTAGGCATCGTCTATCTAGCTAACGACGCTGTGCGGGCTGGTATCGCAGCAGTCTTGGAGCTGTTGTTCTTGATAAACGTGTTTGTTGGCGTGTTCAACCTCTTTCCCTTCTTGCCGCTTGACGGCGGTCATGTGGTGATAGCGATCTATGAACGCATCCGTTCGAGAAAGAATCGCCGTTATCACGCAGACGTGATGAAGCTAATGCCAGTTACCTATGCGGTGTTGGCTATCATTCTATTGATCGGCGTGACCTCGCTATATCTCGATATCACCCATCCAATCTTTAACCCATTTGGCTAG